Sequence from the Panicum virgatum strain AP13 chromosome 5N, P.virgatum_v5, whole genome shotgun sequence genome:
TATTGAAGAGCTAACTATAGTACAGGTTGGCTAAAAGAAGGTTGCAAGGATCTTTACAGCCGACTTGTTGGCTGTATTACTAGCCTTGTTCTCAGCAACCCCTTGCGCTCACCATACAtgcaggggcggatctagcACCGGGTCCAGGGGGCTCCAGGCCACCTATATCTGAAATAACAATGGAGCCCCCTTTTGAGCCCCTCCATTCCTATATCTGAAAAAACAATGGAGCCCCCTTTTGAGCCCCTCCATTTTTTAGAAGAAATaatgaggaagaaggagaggaaggagaaagagaagGAGAGCAAGAAAAAATCAGCCTCTTCTTTAATTATTTCTAGATCCGCTACTGCATGCATGTGATGTTGTCAAAACAAAAAGTCTTGCACGATGTGCGTCGTCTAAATGCCACTCCTGCTACTCTGTTTAGTAGACGCGCTGCGAGCTAAACAAGATTCCAGCGTGACGTGCAGTGTTTTTCTTTTATGCATGCACCCTCCGTCCTCCGAGGCCTGCTCTTCCTGATCACCATATGGCATCATCGTGCCTTAGAACTGTCCCATCACACATATTAATAATAAACTTAAACAAAAAGGAAGCTACCCCTATTAATTATTAAACCGTGCGTGCCAAAAACAGGCATGCTTGGCTGCACTACGTACTACAGCCAACGGAGGATTGAGCCCTCGTTTATAtggtttcaaaattttaaaattttacaagatttctcatcacatcgaatttttaaatacatgcataaaatattaaatatagctaaatataataactaattacacagtttgtctataatttgcaaaatgaatcttttaagcctagttaatccatgacgtaataataattatcaaatacaaacgaaagtgatacaatattttacacccaaaattttatgcatctaaataaaGCCTGAATTGAGCGCGGCAGAAGGTGTCCCCTCCGTGGTACGGTTGGACCAGACCGGAGGAACCAACGGATGTTGTTCGATGTGCTTGCTCACTATGCCAAAGGGAAACGAAAATACACAATTCACTGTTAGCTCCCTCCGTCCAACATATACTCCCTCTTTTTATATCTTAACAGATTTGTCCTAAGTTAAATTTAAttaactttgaccaaatttgtataaaaaataatagtatttacaataccaaatttgttgtgagagaaaatactACTGGCTGGTTGGTACCTGGTGGctatgctgatttggtgtgagagaaaagcactgctggctggttggctgacaagccatcCAATAGAGTGATGAATCCACCATGAAATATATATTGATGGTGCATATATGATATATTGGGCAGTATAGTTGttgttatatttttctatagatttggtCAAAATTAGCCGAATTTAACttaagacaaatctaataaGATACTCCCTCTATTTTATTTACATATCATATTAGATTTGACTTTAGTCACTTTGCAAACtttgactaaaattatagaaagaaataataacatttacaatatcaaatttgtttcattgaatccaTCATGAAGTATATGTTGATAGTTCATATGTTGGACTATATAATTTGTGCTATattttttctatagatttggtCAAAGTTAGTTAAATTTAACTTAGAACGAATCTAATatgatatgtaaataaaaatgaagggagtatgtaaataaaaacgcAGGGGGTAAAAAGTGTAAAAGAAAAAAGTCCAATTCTCGAGATCAAGATCAGCTTGGTCCTATCAAATCAAACCTGCAGAGACAACCGCTCCCTacaaaaaagaaattaaaatgacAAGACCTAATTCTTGAAGACTTTCCCGTATGAAACAGCGCCAAATTAAAGTCGATCGATGGCGGAGGGGGCCGGGAGAAGAAGCAGCTACAAGATTTCAAGGTGGTCAGATTGGCACTACATCGATCTAGCTGTCGATGGAGACGCCGGCCAAAAATACTACGTAGGATAAGAATAATTGAATGAAATAAATCTCACTCGCTCTCACCGAGCGAGCCGGTCAAAGGTGGTCCAGAAGCCCGGCTTCTCCACTGTCGCGTGAGAGACGATAAAACTAACATCGGTTGATGCTATCTCGTCGCGCCCATGCTGGCAAAGCGGCTACGCGATCAGCGCTTTGCCTTAGCCGGCCGTAGCCACCCGTAGGCCGTAGCCATGCCGGAACTAACTGTGGGCTGGAATCTGGCCTAATGCCGGGTGTATCTCGTAGCGCCCCGCCTTGTTTGGAGTAAAGGAAAACGTAGGCTCGGCGGCTCGGCACTGTCTGTCCACTGTGTGTGCAATCAATGCTAGCAAGCTCCGGTGCCGTCCAGCCCATTAGCCCAAGCTCGGCTCCCACTGACACCGGCAATgccatggcatggcatggcacgGCAGATCGCCCACGTCCTTCCGGTGGCAACGGCACCGGACacggaggctgctgctggagctAGCGGGATAGATTTATTGCCTCGTGGGTGTTTGTTTCGCACAAGAGCAAAGCTTATCCTAGTCGGCACCTACGCGGGcaaaagcctttcttttgtctCCGGGGGTGCAAAGTGAAAAGCCTTCTAGCTGTGTCTGTGTTTCTTCCTTCTTGCCATCTCGTCCTTCAAACTCAAGGTAATTGCGTATCAAGCCTTGTGCAGTGTTGTGTTGATTTAGGTATTCATAAAACGATATAATAACATTTAGAAAAACAACATGTAGAGCAATACACTCTCTTTTGATGCCGCTTTATGAATATCATGCTAATTTTTCACAGACGATATGGATAATATGAGAAGTAAGATATGATAATGAAATGAATTACCTATCCAGAGCAGTACACCGTAGTTTTGGTGAAGATATTCGCACGCGAACCAAACATGCTCTTTTTTACACAATCAAACATGCTCTTGGATGTTCTCTAGGCTAGTAGCACCAGGAAATGGTGGAGGTTGGTCAACTGTAGGACCTAATTCAAAAATCTAACAAGCGAGGGGGGCCAAATCGCAATACTTGCCCCATCTGCCACCTCAGTCCCGCCGTTTACTAATGCCTTAATAAATAAACTATTAAACCCGTCTCTTTCCCCgcgccccttcctccctccctccccgcctCCGCTCGCTTCGACTTCCTCGCGGCTTCCCACCAACCCGGGCTCCGGCGCGCCGCTCCCAGCCAATGGAGCCCATGGACAGCCAGGTCACCGCCGTCGCGCTCTCCGACTCCGACAGCTTCTCCGTCGACGGCGCCGACGCGGCGGACGCCGACCTGCaggcgctccgccgcctctccgacaacctcgccgccgcgttccGCTGCCCCGACGACTTCGCCTTCCTCGCCGACGCGCGCATCGCGGTGCCAGGAGCGCCCGACCTCCGCGTGCACCGCTGCGTGCTCTGCGCGCGCAGCCCCTTCCTGCGCGATCTCttcgcgcgccgcgccgcaggcGCCGGCGAGGGGAAGGACAAGGACAAGGTCGAGCTCCGGGAGCTGCTcggcgaggaggtggaggtcGGCTACGAGGCGCTGCAGCTGGTGCTCGAGTACCTCTACAGCGGCCGCGTCGGCGCCCTGCCCAAGGCGGCGTGCCTCTGCGTCGACGAGGGCGGCTGCGCGCACGTCGGCTGCcgccccgccgtcgccttcATGGCGCAGGTCCTCTTCGCGGCCTCCACCTTCGAGGTCGGCGAGCTCACCAGCCTCTTCCAGGTCCGCATCCATCTCCCTCTCACCTCGCGGCTCACGCCGCGCGTGCCGCCAAAAAGGATGCCGCCTTAGCTTGGCCAGCGATTCATGGCGCCCTTTTGGTTTTTGTGATTACTGCGATGCGTGTTGATTGCTCAAGGGTTTCGTGCCAGTAATCGGCGGCCTGCAAAGCGGCTTTCTTTGTCTGTTGCGCAGCGCACGCAGATGTTGCCTGAAGCGGCAAACTTTTTCTTCATTGCATTTGGAAAACAGCGTTAATCATTAGCACAATCTGGCTGCTAGTCTGCTACAGTGGCAATAAGCTCGTGCTGATTGTACACTGAATGGTAAAGTTTTGGATTAGACCAGGACAGGTTGAGTTGGGTGCAATTGTCAGCTGCTTGCACGTGTGCACAAACAGTGACATGCAACATAAGTCGTCAATCAACTAAAATCATGCCCTGCTTAATTGGTCCAGGTTCAATTTGAGCAGAAACTACCAGGGTACATGTTTTTTGTACGCTAAAAATCCGCTCTGGTTTGACGGGTTGAGTAAGATGTGTTTTAGGATAAATTGCTGTAACTGTAGTGCAGATATGATAAAGCTGTTTACTATTTCTGCTTTCAGAAAAAGACAATTTCTTTTTAGAGTACTGAATGGAAAGAGATCGAACTCTGCATTATCTACTTTGGGCTACTCGGATACCGACAATTTACATGTATACAGAAACGATTCACatgcaaacaaaacaaaacgaaACCGGCATAGTTTTGATGGTGCGGACAAGATAAGGCAGCACACTATTTATGGAGTGCGATAGATGTAGTTCAACAAACCCACTAAGCTATCTctagaaaggaaaataaaaaggTATAAGAAGCAAAGAAATTGCTGATCAGGAACTATTATCTATTTTATGGTGAAACTTACCATTGCTACCTTGcacaaaaaataattattttattagAGCTCTGTCACTCCACTATGAAGAAAATAGTTAGTACTAAAATCCTCAGGCCATTAATGTCTACAGAAAATCAGTTTCACAATTTTCTAGAGCTCTCAAAGTGGGAGTGTACAACCCGGTTATCCTATCTCACCATTTTTGGCTACTGGCAATTGTCCTGTTTAGGCATGCGCTAGTCTGCATATGCAAAGCACCATTATTCCATTTCTGACACTGTTTTTTaatcaaaatatatttttaccaCCCACACACAACCACCACTCTATGTGTTTGTATTGCTATTGTTATTCGCGAGTTTTTGCCACTAACCTGCTGTTACTCAGCCATATTGATCTTGATTTTTCTCTGCAGCGGCGGCTCCTTGATGTCCTTGACAAGGTTGAAGTAGACAACCTCCCATTGATCTTATGTGTTGCAAACTTATGCAGCAAATCTTGTGCGAAACTGCTCGAAAGATGCCTTGAGATAGTAGTTCGGTCAAATCTTGATATGATTACTCTCGAGAAGGCTTTGCCTCCAAATGTTGTTGAACAAATTGTTGATGCAAGGCTAAGTCTTGGATTAGTTTCCCCTGAAGACAAGGGCTTCCCTAACATACATGTAAGAAGAGTACACAGAGCGCTGGATTCTGATGATGTGGAGCTAGTCAGGATGCTACTCAAGGAAGGGAAAACTAATCTTGATGACGCATATGCATTGCACTATGCTGTCGAACATTGTGACTCGAAGATCACAAcagagcttctggatctcgcacTTGCAGATGTTAATCATAGGAACCCGAGAGGTTATACAGTTCTTCATATTGCTGCTATGAGAATGGAGCCTAAAATCATTGTCTCCCTTTTTTTGACCAAGGGAGCTCGGCCATCAGACCTCACATTTGATAATAGAAAAGCAGTACAGATCTCTAAGCGGCTTTCAAAGCATGGGGACTACTTTGGGCCTACTGAGGATGGAAAACCTTCTCCAAAAGATAGATTATGTATTGAGATACTAGAGCAAGCTGAAAGAAGGGATCCACAACTTGGAGAAGCATCAGTTTCTCTTGCAATAGCAGGAGACTGTCTGCGTGGAAAATTGCTGTACCTTGAAAATCGAGGTATTTTCAGTTTGCAAAATGCATATAGTGCCATGCTTTTCAGAACGAACATGGCTGGTGGTGTTGCACGAACAATACTGTTCTTTATTGGCAATTAATTGAGTAACTAGTGTTTTGAACTTCTCTTTCATTCTTAGTTATGTCTTTATATATTTTCCTTTTATGTTATGCAGTTGCTTTGGCGAGGATATTGTTCCCCATGGAGGCAAAGGTAGCAATGGACATTGCTCAAGTTGATGGAACCATGGAATTTAACCTTGGTTCTAGTGGTAATCTGCCTCCCGGGATACAGCGTACAACTGTTGATCTAAACGACACTCCTTTCATAATGAAGGAAGAACACTTGACTCGGATGAGGGCCCTCTCCAAAACAGGTGACACTCGgcttgcctttttcttttttgttttaaatcaCACTGCTTTATTTTCATCTATTGATGTTCGCCTCTTCAGCATATATCTGTTGTGATGGAAACTGAGTTTCCGTCAGTCTTCAAGTTTAGAACTTTACTGTCTGTCACTGTCATATACCTTGTCAGATATGAATTAGTCTGTGAAGTGTGAAGCGTGGGCACTTTCCTCTTTTCACTCCTTGAGAATGATAACTG
This genomic interval carries:
- the LOC120676770 gene encoding BTB/POZ domain and ankyrin repeat-containing protein NPR1-like; translation: MEPMDSQVTAVALSDSDSFSVDGADAADADLQALRRLSDNLAAAFRCPDDFAFLADARIAVPGAPDLRVHRCVLCARSPFLRDLFARRAAGAGEGKDKDKVELRELLGEEVEVGYEALQLVLEYLYSGRVGALPKAACLCVDEGGCAHVGCRPAVAFMAQVLFAASTFEVGELTSLFQRRLLDVLDKVEVDNLPLILCVANLCSKSCAKLLERCLEIVVRSNLDMITLEKALPPNVVEQIVDARLSLGLVSPEDKGFPNIHVRRVHRALDSDDVELVRMLLKEGKTNLDDAYALHYAVEHCDSKITTELLDLALADVNHRNPRGYTVLHIAAMRMEPKIIVSLFLTKGARPSDLTFDNRKAVQISKRLSKHGDYFGPTEDGKPSPKDRLCIEILEQAERRDPQLGEASVSLAIAGDCLRGKLLYLENRVALARILFPMEAKVAMDIAQVDGTMEFNLGSSGNLPPGIQRTTVDLNDTPFIMKEEHLTRMRALSKTVELGKRFFPRCSKVLDQIMDDEPELASLGRDTSTEKKRRFHDLQNVVQKAFCEDKEENDRSARSSSSSSTTSMGAVRPRR